A stretch of the Musa acuminata AAA Group cultivar baxijiao chromosome BXJ2-7, Cavendish_Baxijiao_AAA, whole genome shotgun sequence genome encodes the following:
- the LOC103992904 gene encoding formin-like protein 20 — translation MALFRRLFYRKPPDRLLEISERVYVFDCCFSTETLGEDAYKVYMNGIVSQLQDYFPDASFMVFNFREGDQRSQISDILTESGMTVMDYPLQYEGCPLLPLEMIHHFLKSSESWLSLEGQQNVLLMHCERGGWPMLAFMLAGLLLYRKQYTGEQKTLEMVYKQAPKELLHVLSPLNPQPSHQRYLQYISRGGNAPEWPPKDMPLILNRLILRVIPNFDGEGGCRPMIRIYGQDPLVPNSRNAKILFATPKTKKHVRHYKQAEAAPVKLNTRCRVQGDVVVECINLDKDLEHEEIMFRVMFNTTFIQSNILMLSREEIDVVWNTKVHFSRDFKAEVIFSEFDAFESDSSTESLIEDGDETEGAFTETEEFFEAEEIFTNADWQNVNRDTEATTFRNATPVDDGSSIMEICNLTGEARSRFETSKAEEDSETRVSQKLTETDGKYIMIETCSMHGPAKTSSESDKCEHDDEFVMVKSVTSECMVQIEEKKMIECSTLRQDKKGTATSLGEENDLMKINNLKQETETVTGLVNMTHNFVDTEAPDTTERKWEDGDYKHGSENISETRSNSIGEIPSLAKHLPERETDSSTYQDKVEHYSESALRIPGVTEETMTKFPPIACSSTGKIISKESTYMDYAVTCEEKNIVEVSNSEHEVKDIIALDVEEKNIAETYNIEQDASGLASEKTMTSCTMTCKTQILTSTHDADNRPEKIKSRFNQENITTRKTLLDKGHNQGNQGLSQEVKLECKREPDKVVAQSKTQPKILNQKFGNGEEKQTLEISSYTMPEKPSSGTKRPDSLVSKTMVKQQESAADQQSSRQAKTVARWISPRKDSDATSVHLPSHPPSRYNSAPAALAISAAYQGYISGKVAVVSETPACADKAASSLQLSVQSSICHVLSPIEEAPLSALVVPPPARGEHSTPPKLQAHNTRTPPPPPPPPPPLSFSTPTSSYFANGHFNPPPPPPPPPPLKIGGAKGTSAYSTHHLLLPTPPAPPPPPPPPPPSSSGVLYSSFLQSSQTSASQTKATVKALPPPPPPPPPPPPRNKIDLYASPSSPPSIPPPSLPSGASSRGPPPPPPLPPRLEGLVSKIPPSQPMTARTSTESSPLSPPPPPPMRNTSCAPPPPPPPSLPPNRGGKPLVPPPPPPPPLPRASVKSPPSVPPPPPPPPMPYSSSSKFPNDATTPPPPSVRGTPSPPPPPPPPPGLYGGTTPPPPPPPPPPPVLGPCSGAPPPPPPPPHLGPRSGAPPPPPPPPHLGPRSGAPPPPPPPGPPPPPGSRVSAPPPPPPPVLRGGAPPPPPPPGSRGNVPLPPPPPGPRGSAPPPPPPPGPRGSAPPPPPPPGGRTPPPPPPPGARTPLPPAPPRAPGAPPPPPSSSQADARGLSPNGARGRGLTRSAALNSSNLAPRRSLLKPLHWVKVTRAVQGSLWAELQRSGDALSASEFDVSELESLFSAVVPKKDDSSKSDGRRKSLGSKSDKVHLIELRRANNTEIMLTKVKMPLPDLMSAALALDDSILDVDQVENLIKFCPTKEEMELLKGYTGDKEKLGKCEQYFLELMKVPRVESKLRVFSFKIQFVSQVSDLRKSLNTIDSACEQIRNSIKLKEIMKKILFLGNTLNQGTARGSAIGFRLDSILKLTDTRATNNKMTLMHYLCKVLALRSPHLLDFYEDLTSLEAASKIQLKSLAEEMQAIVKGLEKVELELNASEKDGPVSEIFRKTLKEFVVVAGADVQSLTTLYKEVGKNADALAIYFGEDPARCPFEQVISTLLNFVLMFRRAHQENCKQAELEKKKAEKEREMEKSKASTPSSKNDSKETSLSQQLLEAKTRTENTNRREKDVR, via the exons ATGGCGTTGTTCAGGAGGCTCTTCTACCGGAAGCCGCCGGATCGGCTGTTGGAGATTTCGGAAAGAGTCTATG TGTTCGACTGCTGCTTCTCAACGGAAACTCTTGGTGAAGATGCCTACAAGGTCTACATGAATGGCATAGTCTCTCAACTGCAGGATTATTTTCCAGATGCCTCCTTCATGGTATTTAATTTTAGAGAGGGGGATCAAAGGAGCCAAATTTCAGATATTTTAACTGAGTCTGGTATGACGGTCATGGACTATCCCCTACAGTATGAAGGATGTCCTTTGCTTCCTTTGGAGATGATCCACCACTTCTTGAAGTCGAGTGAGAGCTGGTTGTCATTGGAAGGGCAGCAAAATGTGTTGTTGATGCACTGTGAGAGAGGAGGCTGGCCCATGCTAGCCTTCATGCTTGCTGGCTTACTTCTTTATAGAAAACAGTACACTGGTGAGCAAAAGACTCTTGAAATGGTGTATAAACAAGCCCCTAAGGAGCTACTCCATGTTTTGTCGCCCTTAAACCCACAACCATCTCACCAAAGATATCTTCAGTACATATCTAGAGGAGGAAAtgcaccagaatggcctccaaaaGATATGCCCCTAATTTTGAATCGCTTGATTCTTAGGGTCATACCTAATTTTGATGGAGAAGGAGGTTGCAGGCCGATGATTCGCATTTATGGTCAAGACCCATTGGTTCCCAATAGTAGGAACGCGAAGATTCTTTTTGCAACACCTAAGACCAAGAAGCATGTTCGGCACTACAAACAG GCGGAGGCTGCACCAGTAAAATTAAATACTCGTTGTCGTGTGCAAGGAGATGTAGTTGTTGAATGCATCAATCTGGATAAAGATCTGGAACATGAGGAGATAATGTTCAGGGTTATGTTCAATACAACCTTTATCCAATCTAATATTCTGATGCTGTCTCGTGAGGAAATTGACGTTGTGTGGAATACGAAGGTTCATTTTTCTAGAGATTTCAAAGCTGAG GTAATATTTTCAGAATTTGATGCTTTTGAATCTGATTCAAGCACGGAATCGCTGATTGAAGATGGTGATGAAACAGAAGGTGCTTTCACGGAGACAGAGGAGTTTTTTGAGGCTGAAGAGATATTTACCAATGCTGACTGGCAAAATGTGAATCGAGATACTGAAGCTACTACATTTAGAAATGCAACACCCGTTGATGATGGGAGTTCAATAATGGAAATCTGTAATTTGACTGGTGAAGCAAGGAGTAGGTTTGAGACAAGCAAAGCTGAAGAGGATTCAGAGACAAGGGTTTCCCAAAAGTTGACAGAAACAGATGGCAAATATATCATGATAGAAACCTGTAGCATGCATGGTCCAGCTAAGACTAGTTCTGAATCTGACAAATGTGAGCATGATGATGAATTTGTAATGGTGAAATCAGTCACTTCAGAATGTATGGTTCAGATCGAAGAGAAGAAAATGATAGAATGCAGCACATTGCGACAGGACAAAAAAGGAACTGCTACTTCACTGGGTGAAGAAAACGATCTAATGAAGATTAACAATCTTAAGCAGGAGACTGAGACTGTTACAGGTTTGGTGAATATGACACATAATTTTGTTGATACAGAAGCTCCAGATACAACTGAAAGAAAATGGGAAGATGGTGACTATAAACATGGCTCAGAGAACATTTCTGAAACAAGATCTAATTCTATTGGTGAAATTCCCAGTCTGGCCAAACATCTTCCTGAAAGAGAGACCGACAGTAGCACCTATCAAGATAAAGTCGAACATTATAGTGAAAGTGCATTGAGAATTCCAGGTGTGACAGAAGAAACAATGACCAAATTTCCTCCCATTGCTTGCAGTAGTACTGGCAAGATTATCAGCAAAGAGTCGACATATATGGATTACGCAGTTACTTGTGAGGAGAAGAATATAGTAGAGGTCAGCAACTCTGAACATGAAGTGAAGGATATTATTGCACTTGATGTTGAAGAGAAGAATATAGCTGAAACATACAATATTGAGCAAGATGCATCAGGCCTGGCCTCTGAGAAGACAATGACCTCATGTACCATGACTTGCAAGACACAAATTTTGACTTCGACACATGATGCTGACAACAGACCTGAAAAAataaagtcaaggttcaatcaaGAGAATATTACTACCAGGAAAACTCTGCTTGACAAGGGTCACAATCAAGGAAACCAGGGTCTATCACAAGAAGTTAAATTGGAGTGCAAAAGGGAGCCAGacaaagttgttgctcaaagcaaGACACAGCCCAAAATTCTCAATCAGAAATTTGGAAATGGTGAAGAGAAGCAGACTCTAGAAATATCTTCGTATACCATGCCAGAGAAACCATCATCAGGCACAAAACGACCTGATTCCCTAGTATCTAAGACAATGGTTAAACAGCAGGAATCTGCAGCAGATCAACAAAGCTCGAGACAGGCAAAGACAGTTGCTAGGTGGATCTCACCAAGAAAAGACTCTGATGCTACTTCAGTGCATTTGCCTTCTCACCCTCCATCCAGGTATAACAGTGCACCAGCTGCTCTAGCCATTTCTGCGGCTTATCAAGGTTATATAAGTGGTAAAGTTGCAGTGGTGTCTGAAACTCCAGCTTGTGCAGATAAAGCTGCATCTTCCCTGCAGTTGTCAGTTCAATCTTCTATATGTCATGTGTTATCTCCAATTGAGGAAGCACCTCTATCTGCTTTGGTGGTACCTCCACCTGCTCGTGGCGAGCATTCAACCCCTCCTAAGTTGCAAGCTCATAATACCCgcaccccacccccacccccacccccacctccACCCCTTTCTTTTAGTACTCCAACAAGTTCATATTTTGCTAATGGCCATTTTaaccctcctcctccaccaccaccaccaccaccgttgAAGATCGGAGGAGCTAAAGGCACATCTGCTTACTCCACACATCATTTATTACTACCGACCCCGCCAGcccccccaccaccaccaccaccaccaccaccttcctCATCTGGAGTCTTATATAGTTCATTTCTGCAGTCTTCCCAAACTTCAGCTTCACAAACCAAAGCCACTGTAAAGGCtcttccaccacctcctccacctCCGCCACCACCTCCTCCACGCAATAAAATTGACTTATATGCATCACCTTCCTCACCTCCATCCATCCCACCACCATCTTTGCCCTCAGGAGCATCAAGTAGAGGTCCccctccaccgcctcctcttcctccacggcTCGAAGGTTTAGTGTCTAAAATTCCTCCTTCTCAACCTATGACAGCAAGAACATCCACTGAATCTTCACCAttgtcaccaccaccaccacctcctatgagaaatacatcatgtgcccctcctccaccaccaccgccatCACTGCCACCAAATCGCGGAGGAAAACCAttagttcctcctcctcctccacctcctccattGCCAAGGGCTTCTGTTAAAAGTCCTCCATCAgtacctcctcctccaccaccacctcctatgCCTTACTCAAGTTCATCAAAGTTTCCCAATGATGCCACCACCCCACCACCTCCTTCAGTTCGTGGAACTCCATCTCCAccccctccaccacctcctcctcctggcCTATATGGTGGTACaacacctccaccaccaccacctcctcctcctcctcctgtactTGGTCCATGTAGTGgtgctcctcctccaccacctccaccacCGCATCTTGGCCCACGTAGTGgtgctcctcctccaccacctccaccacCGCATCTTGGCCCACGTAGTGgtgctcctcctccaccacctccgccaggtcctccacctcctcctggcTCACGAGTCAGTGCCCCACCACCACCCCCTCCTCCAGTTCTACGTGGTGGTGCccctcctccaccgcctcctcctgGCTCACGAGGTAATGTCCCACTTCCACCCCCTCCTCCAGGTCCACGTGGTAGTGCTCCTCCGCCACCCCCTCCTCCAGGTCCACGTGGTAGTGCCCCTCCGCCACCGCCTCCTCCTGGAGGACGTACacctcctccaccgcctcctcctgGAGCACGTACACCTCTGCCACCAGCCCCACCTAGAGCACCTGgtgctccaccacctcctccatcCAGTTCTCAAGCTGATGCTAGAGGATTATCGCcaaatggggcaagaggacgtggacTTACACGTTCTGCAGCCTTAAATTCATCAAATTTGGCACCGCGTAGGTCATTGTTGAAGCCGCTGCATTGGGTGAAAGTAACAAGAGCTGTTCAAGGAAGCTTATGGGCTGAACTACAGAGATCTGGTGATGCTTTAAG TGCTTCAGAATTTGATGTGTCAGAACTTGAAAGCCTCTTCTCTGCAGTGGTCCCTAAAAAAGATGATAGCTCTAAATCTGACGGGCGTCGCAAATCTCTTGGATCAAAATCCGATAAAGTTCACTTA ATTGAATTAAGGCGCGCCAACAATACTGAAATCATGCTGACAAAGGTCAAGATGCCACTTCCTGATTTGATG AGTGCTGCTTTAGCATTGGATGATTCCATTTTAGATGTTGACCAAGTAGAAAATCTCATTAAGTTTTGTCCAACCAAAGAGGAAATGGAGCTTCTCAAG GGCTATACTGGTGACAAGGAAAAACTTGGAAAGTGTGAGCAG TatttcttggagttgatgaaAGTTCCGCGAGTGGAATCTAAATTAAGAGTTTTTTCTTTCAAGATTCAGTTCGTCTCTCAG GTTTCTGATCTTAGAAAGAGTCTGAACACCATAGACTCTGCTTGTGAACAG ATTCGCAACTCTATCAAATTGAAAGAAATCATGAAGAAAATTCTTTTCCTTGGTAATACCTTAAATCAAGGAACTGCAAGAG GCTCAGCAATTGGCTTTCGTTTGGACAGTATTCTTAAACTTACTGATACTCGTGCTACTAATAACAAAATGACGCTTATGCACTATTTGTGCAAG gTGCTTGCTTTGAGATCTCCACATCTTCTGGATTTTTATGAGGACCTTACTAGCTTGGAAGCTGCATCAAAG ATACAATTAAAATCCTTGGCTGAAGAAATGCAAGCCATTGTCAAGGGTCTGGAGAAGGTTGAGTTGGAGCTGAATGCATCTGAAAAGGATGGCCCTGTCTCTGAAATTTTCCGTAAA ACCTTGAAGGAGTTTGTTGTTGTCGCTGGAGCTGATGTGCAATCACTAACGACACTCTATAAAGAAGTG GGTAAAAATGCTGATGCCCTTGCCATATATTTTGGTGAAGATCCTGCACGTTGCCCTTTTGAACAAG TCATCTCTACACTTTTGAACTTTGTCTTGATGTTCCGACGGGCACATCAGGAGAATTGCAAGCAAGCTGAGCTTGAGAAGAAGAAAgctgagaaggagagagagatggAAAAGTCTAAAGCTTCAACACCAAGTAGTAAAAAT GATTCAAAGGAAACAAGTTTGAGCCAGCAGCTGCTGGAAGCAAAGACGAGAACCGAGAATACAAACAGGCGTGAAAAAGATGTTAGATGA
- the LOC135617961 gene encoding uncharacterized protein LOC135617961 isoform X2, with protein MGACVSKSRNRSGSLKYSLRSRKCFLQSKKCFRRTRKCFLRSRKCSLRSRKCHGKILDPILDASKIHIADAENRSTDFAFSEFVHVETAATTYKRSEVSNLTFHLTQLQWHHNQMDANGICQEESWFDSVSILESESDDDVVSVHGDSIPSVNPIGTQTLQYGNASRFNKHSKEGHETEDKSRVNKTSSCVCKLVPSVSFNDKIQQPNTCLPCQKKRSAVINLSYKRNSFDGEELTEFCASKRFLYHPKGGLVIPCSPSGKSSPGCWSFLEPSTFKLRGESYFRDKKKCPAPNYAPYYPIGVDLFVCPQKIHHIAQHIELPYVKPHEKVPSLLIANIQMPTYPAAMFLGDSDGEGMSLVLYFKISECYDKEVSSSLQDLIRRFIDDETEKVKGFAMESSIPFRERLKIMVGVANPEDLLLSAAEKKLIQAYNGKPVLSRPQHNFYSAQKPEELPEQILCCLRLNKIDFVNHGQIPTIVALDDDRSRSI; from the exons ATGGGCGCATGtgtatcaaaatcaagaaatagatCCGGATCTCTGAAGTACTCTCTTCGATCCAGAAAATGCTTTCTTCAATCCAAAAAATGCTTTCGTCGAACCAGAAAATGCTTTCTTCGTTCCAGAAAATGCTCTCTTCGATCCAGAAAATGCCATGGAAAGATTTTGGATCCCATTCTTGATGCTTCTAAAATTCACATCGCTGATGCTGAAAATCGCTCGACTGATTTCGCTTTTAGTGAATTTGTTCATGTTGAGACTGCTGCGACAACTTATAAAAGATCTGAGGTTTCCAATTTGACATTCCATCTCACCCAGTTACAGTGGCACCACAATCAGATGGATGCTAATG GGATTTGCCAAGAAGAATCATGGTTTGACTCTGTCAGTATTTTAGAATCTGAGTCTGATGATGATGTTGTCAGTGTCCATGGAG ACTCGATTCCATCAGTAAATCCAATTGGGACACAAACATTGCAGTATGGAAATGCTTCACGCTTTAACAAACATTCCAAAGAAGGACATGAGACAGAGGACAAATCTCGTGTCAACAAGACATCATCTTGTGTGTGCAAGTTAGTCCCTTCTGTCAGTTTTAATGACAAAATACAACAGCCAAACACATGCCTACCGTGTCAAAAGAAAAGGTCAGCAGTTATCAACCTTTCTTACAAGAGGAACTCTTTTGATGGAGAAGAGCTGACTGAATTCT GTGCGTCAAAAAGATTCTTATATCATCCGAAAGGAGGATTAGTCATTCCATGTTCTCCCAGTGGAAAATCAAGTCCTGGATGCTGGTCTTTTCTTGAACCTTCAACTTTTAAGCTTCGTGGAGAAAGCTATTTCAG AGATAAAAAGAAATGTCCTGCTCCAAACTATGCACCATATTATCCAATCGGTGTAGACTTGTTTGTATGTCCACAAAAGATACATCACATTGCCCAACATATTGAGCTTCCATATGTTAAACCTCATGAGAAAGTTCCTTCACTCCTAATTGCCAATATTCAG ATGCCTACTTATCCAGCCGCAATGTTTCTCGGCGATAGTGATGGGGAGGGGATGAGCCTTGTATTGTATTTTAAAATTTCTGAATGTTATGATAAAGAAGTTTCTTCTAGCCTCCAAGATTTAATAAGG AGGTTTATTGATGATGAAACCGAAAAGGTTAAAGGGTTTGCAATGGAGTCTAGCATTCCATTTAGAGAGCGATTGAAAATAATGGTTGGGGTGGCTAATCCAGAGGATCTTCTCTTGAGTGCAGCAGAAAAGAAGCTGATACAAGCATATAATGGGAAGCCAGTGCTTTCACGCCCTCAGCACAATTTTTACTCG